A stretch of the Theileria equi strain WA chromosome 1, complete sequence genome encodes the following:
- a CDS encoding hypothetical protein (encoded by transcript BEWA_025670A), whose product MSSRVKEAPQMEVENKDSPAGPLSILEECVRENSKVLVDLRNNRKILGRETRLEKNVILERGFTSSLVDYGYITYTGSLKYGEQLIQTDERENPIEATIYYHAKYEKDQERIEKPLFLRVHYGGMYYLYENASTGKNVEWKNITFINGIKHIPVGNKTNPQFTEILCKKACQIRPYLHSVDIYENGDSKRKYSCPCGSINVDIEKPLDKDVIKGYNSYLHKYNPNITTVRYREIILKYNNNEVEGNYSIITLDKGTPNLSVYYWEKDRDRKRPILMEVYVGENSGGFIGGKVPLRNDGEKNNKRWTMILYDDDFILGDPVTEKLLHKFKCQLFSPVDIDISFPNSGTYKNKYCINKMNKCPNSSCSEVIVSSHQAPNGYTALKHYYGVDGFTITGFTNGPNLSEEELPIWNVREVVVFFAKCNQNTKDPAAGKPLLVYVGSNGDDRKDHKWYSRSNDGGDTWTEEEGRLGSKSPETANTSGNLLVTTLDEIKRKLGLPCQEEIEREAIKKKEEEEDDEQEEEAEREQKAKAAEFEQKLLKEIGPLIEFGSLLAGYTVIDVAHNIAKEAKDVLEWANSLSKSQESENGKELPAADLSDQVLDTESETEILLQGTPVAQIAEDTIDGERLKHLIVADIPELFTTVAASPTVTAGVESTDPPSVTYSGVILGEEHYNSVDSTIHGYASVVETNEIAPTLPTAEINETTYKPSVLDYKINPNPTIYGYLEPDEESPSATVAFDDSPVDIDYYGAGSIIGGSNLPYPIEETNRDIHSVLPPETYMEYTTPYFSPATLTFHDTSFESTLEETSNKTAEAQVQSASVTSSQIPSDDSTNIIVSVTTGILGTSALACFAGWKLYNRYKGDPWVKAFDRHCNMILTDARELWTETVKVGGKKQRSSIKDRHLSRVFLRGDSVIVVLKNPN is encoded by the exons ATGTCGTCAA GAGTTAAAGAGGCTCCACAAATGGAGGTGGAGAATAAAGACAGCCCAGCCGGGCCACTCTCTATACTAGAAGAGTGCGTTAGAGAGAATTCCAAAGTCCTGGTCGACCTCCGCAATAATCGCAAAATCCTAGGAAGG GAAACTCGTCTGGAAAAGAATGTAATTTTAGAGCGTGGGTTTACAAGTAGCCTTGTTGATTATGGCTACATCACTTACACAG GTTCACTCAAATATGGAGAACAACTCATCCAAACTGATGAGAGGGAAAATCCCATAGAGGCTACTATTTATTACCACGCAAAATATGAGAAAGATCAGGAAAGAATTGAGAAACCTCTTTTCCTAAGGGTGCATTACGGAGGAATGTATTACCTCTATGAAAATGCAAGTACTGGAAAGAATGTAGAGTGGAAAAACATTACTTTTATTAATGGGATTAAACACATCCCGGTAGGGAATAAAACAAATCCTCAATTTACAGAGATTTTATGTAAAAAAGCCTGTCAAATACGTccttatctccattctgtTGACATTTATGAGAATGGTGATTCGAAGAGAAAATACTCTTGTCCATGCGGCAGTATTAATGTGGACATAGAGAAACCTCTTGATAAGGATGTAATAAAGGGATATAACAGTTACCTTCACAAGTATAATCCTAATATAACAACGGTAAGATATAGGGAGATCATCCTCAAGTACAATAATAACGAGGTTGAAGGCAACTACAGTATCATTACACTTGACAAAGGTACCCCTAATCTATCtgtatattactgggaaAAGGATAGAGACCGTAAGAGACCTATACTCATGGAGGTATACGTTGGAGAAAATTCCGGAGGTTTTATAGGCGGGAAAGTTCCTCTGAGaaatgatggagaaaaaaATAACAAGAGATGGACAATGATCCTTTATGATGATGACTTTATACTTGGAGATCCTGTGACCGAAAAATTACTCCACAAATTCAAGTGCCAACTTTTCAGCCCAGTAGATATAGATATATCATTTCCTAATAGTGGAACATATAAAAATAAGTATTGTATAAATAAGATGAATAAGTGCCCTAATTCGTCGTGTTCCGAAGTAATAGTTTCTTCTCATCAAGCTCCAAATGGCTATACCGCCTTGAAACATTATTATGGAGTAGATGGTTTTACCATAACTGGTTTCACCAATGGTCCTAATCTAAGCGAGGAAGAACTTCCAATATGGAATGTTAGGGAAGTAGTAGTCTTCTTTGCAAAGTGTAATCAAAATACTAAGGATCCAGCTGCCGGTAAACCCCTTCTGGTCTATGTTGGCAGCAATGGTGATGATAGAAAGGATCATAAGTGGTACAGTAGATCGAATGATGGCGGTGATACATGGACAGAAGAGGAAGGTAGATTAGGAAGTAAGAGCCCAGAAACAGCTAATACTAGTGGTAATCTTCTTGTAACAACTCTAGATGAGATTAAGAGGAAGCTAGGACTTCCATGTCAAGAAGAGATAGAGAGGGAAGCAATAaaaaagaaagaagaagaagaagatgatgaacaagaggaagaagcaGAGAGAGAACAGAAAGCTAAAGCTGCTGAATTTGAACAAAAACTATTGAAAGAGATTGGTCCTCTGATCGAGTTTGGATCACTTTTAGCTGGATATACTGTCATAGATGTAGCTCATAACATAGCTAAGGAGGCAAAGGATGTTCTTGAGTGGGCTAATAGTCTCTCTAAATCTCAAGAATCCGAAAACGGTAAAGAACTTCCAGCagctgacttatctgaccaggttcttgatacagagtctgagactgagattcttctacaaggtactcctgtGGCTCAAATTGCTGAAGATActatagatggtgaaagactAAAACACCTTATTGTGGCTGATATTCCTGAGCTTTTTACTACTGTAGCTGCTTCCCCTACTGTTACCGCTGGAGTAGAGTCTACTGACCCTCCCTCAGTAACCTATTCGGGGGTTATTCTGGGTGAGGAACATTACAACAGTGTGGATAGCACTATTCATGGGTATGCCTCTGTTGTTGAAACTAACGAGATTGctcctactcttcctactGCTGAAATTAATGAGACTACATACAAACCAAGTGTTTTAGATTATAAAATTAATCCTAATCCCACGATCTACGGATACTTGGAACCTGATGAGGAATCTCCGAGTGCAACCGTTGCCTTTGATGACTCTCCAGTAGATATTGATTATTATGGAGCAGGTTCTATCATAGGTGGTTCTAACCTACCTTATCCTATAGAAGAAACTAATCGAGATATACATTCTGTTCTTCCACCTGAAACGTATATGGAATACACTACTCCTTATTTTTCTCCTGCTACTCTTACTTTTCATGATACTAGCTTTGAATCTACTCTTGAAGAAACTTCTAACAAAACTGCTGAAGCTCAAGTTCAATCAGCCTCAGTCACTTCTTCTCAAATCCCTTCTGATGACTCTACTAACATTATAGTTTCTGTAACTACGGGCATTCTTGGTACatctgccttggcttgttttgcaggatggaaactttataatcgctataaaggagatccctgg GTCAAAGCATTCGATAGACACTGCAATATGATTCTCACAGATGCCCGTGAGTTGTGGACAGAAACCGTGAAGGTAGGCGGAAAGAAACAAAGGTCTTCGATCAAGGACAGACACCTCTCTAGAGTTTTCCTCAGAGGTGACTCTGTTATTGTCGTTTTAAAGAATCCAAACTAG